The genomic interval CTCATCACGCAAGCCGGCGCCCTCCCCGCTTAGAGATGAGGAGCCATGGTGGAGAGGTTGACTTGCCAAAGGCCACCCAAATAGAAGTCAGGCTGGAATCCCTACCCAGGCCTGGCTCAGGTCAAAGCCAATGGACACTCTTCTCAGTGGGCCCCGGAAGATCCCCCTTCAATGTGAACTTGggcctgggggctaaccttacaCGGTGGAGACACCCAGATCCCTGCTCCCTGGCCTGGCCTGTGGACAAGGAGCAGAGAGGCTTTGTGCCCCAGGCAGGGTCAGGCCAGGCTGGACTTCGGTGGCGCAGACAGTAAGTGAGTTATGAAATGAGGCAAACGAGCTGTCCAAGTGGGCTGAGGTCAGGGTGGGCAGGGAATTTgcccttctcccttttctctagTTTCACTCACAGTGGGACTGCCTGCCTTGCCCCCTCCCTGCACCTTCTCCACTCTTTCTGCTTTCcattcccctttccttctctttcttcatctttcctccctgggctctgcttcCCTTTCACACtgtcctgctcccagccccacccccacagttACTGTGGCAACAATTCAATGCCAGAAATAAAGGCAGGATCCAGCTAGGTCACCAGTTCCCAAAACAGCATCCCATCCCAGGGTGGAGTGGGGAAGGGCGGGCAGGGGCAGGCCAGCAGCAGCAAGGGAGGcccgagtgtgtgtgtgtgtgtgtgtgtgtgtgtagggggcaCCCATGCTTGCCCCAAAAGGGCGTGCGAGAGCAGGGGAGGGCTCCTAGCTTTGGGCCGGGGTTCATGGAGCATCCCTGAAGCCTGTACCCTCTCTcgccttctctccttttctcctctcccatccccattCTTAAAGCCCTGATCTATCTGCTAGGATGAGGGTTGGGCTTCCTCTAATGCCAACACTATACAGCACCCTCTCACACTCTGATGGAGCCTCAGGCAGGGACAGGTGGGCCCCGAATCTGGGTCCCGGCCTGAGAACCCACCTGCTCAAGGCCCTGCCTGGTCTTTGCTCCTCATGGCAGTGGGCCTGGGCCCAGGCCCCCCCTTCCATTCCTCCTGCATCGCACAAACATGCACTTTTCATCCAGTTTCTCCTAGCGCTCTCGGGTTTCTGtagccttcccctctcccttccctcagaAGATTTCCCCCAACCCCTCAGGCTAGAGTGGTCCTCAGCTCCTTCCTACTCTGCCCTCTATTGATAGCCAGTCCGCTGGTGGGTTGTGGTGTCACTGGTACAAGCTGGATTGAGAGGGAAGACACAAGGGTCTTGTGTCCCCAGTTCAGCTTTCTGAATTCTGGGGGTATCCCTATTCTggtgtctacacacacacacacacacacacacacacacacacacacacgtgagctCCAAAAGAGGAATCCCTACAGACCTGCACCCCGAGGTGAACAGCATGACTCAAGTGTTCAACATATGGAGAGGCCAGCAGCACGGAGGCTCACACGTGGACACAGCACTTCACCCACACACACAGGAGCCCACACTGAAACACAGTTGCAGAACCCATGCACCCTGCTTGCAAGATCACGCCCCCACTTTCCCGGCAGGGCCCCCCCATAGTGACACACGGTGCCACTGACACCCACTCACAGCCACCCACCGAGCCTCCCTTGGCGCCCGTTCTCCATGCTCACCACCACCTGCGTCACATGCCGACACCCCCTCCCCGAGCTGTGCACGTGTACCGGAACACACACAGCACCCCCCATTTACCCATGCCCTGGAGCTTTCCGGCTCCCCATTCCCAAAGCCCGACTGCCTTCCTTCTCTGacacctgcccctgctcccctgaCTCTCACAGCCTGGCAACACCGTCCCCTGGGAGGGAAACACCAGGCGCACCTGCCCAGGAAGGGGCACAGCTAGCAAGAGGGCGCCACTGGATCCTCAGGGGCCTCCACGTCcgctcagcccccagccccttcaAGCACTGCACCAGCGCCCCGCGCCCCAGCGAGCAGGGGGCAGGCCTGCGGCCACACCCTGCCACCCAACCTCATTCTGCATGTGGCTCTCACCGCAGCCTGGCCAGCCAAGGGCGAGAGAGGGGCTCCCCAGATACCTCCCCACAGGGAGCACACCCATCACCACCAGTGTTCAGGTGTCTGGCTCCCCTCAAAAGGTCTTTGGCGCACTGCGAGGGAGACCGGGGTCCCTTCAGCTCTCCTCCCCACGTGCTCCCCGTTCTTCAGCAAAGAAAGAAcagcccccctgccctcccctgtccccccCATCCCATCGCTTGGACTTCTGTCCAGCACAGCTAGGTGAAGGGGGGTACTGGGGTGACAGTATGAAACACCCCGGCCCTCTTCCTCAACTCAGGTTTGAGGAGATCAAACCCAGCTAGTCCCTGGGTCTGGCCACGCAGGACCCTTCTCCCACTGAACAGGGGCCACAGCTGACCCCTCCCCGGGGGATCCCTGCCACCACCCAGAGCCCAAAGTGCccacagaggggaagagaggtggGAGACCTTGCCACCTACCTCTTCCCAGACAGTGTGGCCCAGACGCTCTGAGGCCCCAAGGCCGGGCTGGGCAGGTGCAGGCCCAGGTCCCAGGTCCCAGGGCTGCCGCTTTTTCTCAAGAGCCAAGGTAATAGGCGTCTCTTCCAGGAACCTAGCCGTGCTTTCCCAGAGcacaaataacaggaaaaaagcCGGCTTGGGGCTtggggtaggtgggtgggtgggtggggggagctggcaCAGGAGGGGACCTACCCTCTGGGCCCCCACCCCCTCGTCCCCACCCTGCTTCTCCGCGAGCCGGCGCTCCGAGCCTGCGTCtggcggcgggcggggggggggggggggggggggagggggggcgctgGCTCCCCCGCggcaccctccccacctcccgctGATAGCGCGTGGCCGGCCTGAGGGTGTGTGTGCGTCCGCGGCCCTCTTCCACCTCGCGCTGCAGCTCAATCCGCTTCAAACAAGAGGAGCATTAACCAGGCGTCATGACGAAGCAGAATCGGAAGCAGACACGGCGAGCTGCTGGCTTGTTTCCCTTTCCCGTAGCCCCAGCCCGTAACATGCTCACTCACCCCCCACCACACAGAGCCCCTCCTCAGAAACAGCCAGAGTTTGCGTGGGTGGGGGCCAAAGGGGGCTCTACTGAGACTGAGGGGTGACAACACCTGGTTTCTCCCAGCACCTGTATCTCCTACTCATCCCCTAAAAGCAGCGACAGAGGCCCCTGAGGGCCCTGCCTGAGACGCCGAAGGGCACAGATGctcaggggcagggagagggcaaCGATGCCCTCCTGCTGAGGGATGAATGGGGAGGATCTGAGAAACGCAGTCCTCAGCATGGAGACTGGGCTGGCCCTTAGGTCACCTGAGTCCCCTGGGGAGTGGTGAGAAGGACCCCGTGTCTCATCAGGGCGGCTGCATCAGAAGGGAATTTCCTGCCAGGTGATGTCCTGGTCCCAGCACAGAACTACAGGATGGGCCTTCCCTGAATGGGAGAACCTTCACCGCTCCAGGACCCTGCCATTGGCCCATTGGTTCTCTCTGGGCTCAGAGCAGAGCCTGGTTCATTTGTAACCCCTGAGGGAGCCCCGTGGGCTGACCCTGGCCAtggccccagcctcctctccacCTCACAGCAGACTTGCCTACCTAGGCAGCCCTTGCTGTTGCCCTGGTAACCACTGCCCACAGCCAGTCAGCTGATGGTATGAGCTGTCCTTGGGGAAATCTAGAAtctggggagggggctctggggtATCCGAATGGAAAATCACAGGGGAAGGGGCTTGGGGGGGGGACAGGTGAGAGTGTGCCCAGGACctctttctcaaagaaaagaggacaggaggggacaggtagggacaggaagggagggatgtCTGGGGTAGTGGAAGACAGAGCAGAATGAATTCTGAAGGATGGGCTCCAGCGAGAAAGGAGGAATGAAGAAGGCAGGCAGCTGAGTGGCTGAGGAAGAGTAGAAAGAATTCAGGCTTAGCTGCTGGGGAGTGGTTGGGGAGAAGGCCTTGTAGGAAGGAACCAGAGagcctggaggtgggggaagaaacATCTAACCAGGAAAAAAAGGTCAGGACATGATGCAGGAGGGGGTGTACCTTTGATGTGTCAGGAGGGGCCACAGCCTtaaggagggagtgggggaccACGCCTGTCTGTCCCCAGCCGGGTCTCAGCCAGcctctctgctttcctcccttcAAGCCCACCCTTACTGCCTGGGCCCCGCCCCGCCGTCGTGCATCGCCTCCTGCCACCCTTCCGGGACACCAGGCACCAGGTGCTTTTCCACCGCATTCCGTTAGGACCCCTGATTTTTCCCACTACCGCGGTTCCTGCCCTGCTCCCACTTGCCCCCcaccagaccccaccccaggagATTTGTCTTCTGGTGCAAGGGTGACCAGAGGTAGGGCTGGAATGAGCTGTTGTCAGGAAGGACAGCTGTGGACAGGGGCCTGGACTGAGGTGGCTCCTGAGGAATGGGTAGGAGTCTCTGGGCCCGGGAGGAGGGGAACATTCTTCTCTGCCAAACAAGCATGTCGGATAGAGCGGGGGAAGccaggggaaagggcaggggagggggaggggaaggctcTCCGGTACCTTCAGGGGCCTGGGGCGTGGGGCAGGAGCACGGCAGCTTCCTCCGTGACATACACCTCCATCCCTCGGCGCATCTCCTCTCCGCCTCCCGTTGCCAAGACAACCTGCCGGCTCAGCCACGGcggcagcagggaggggggaggaggcggCTGTGGCTCCCACTGCCTCTTCAGTGATGGAGGGAGGCGGTCTGAGGTCTGCCtcggtgctggggtgggggtggggagctgcagGGGCCAGGGCTCCCACTGAGTCTCCCCTATCCCCTTCCATGAGGCTCTGGGTTTGGCCCCCAGGGCGACCTCAGGACAGCCCTAATTTCAGGGCCAGCTAGCAGGCCAGCCTTGCAGACAGAGGCAGCACTGGGCAGTGCCCCCCCATTCCAGAAAGCTTGGTGTGCGGTTGGGGAAGAGTGATAGGAACAGGGAGGGATGACCTCTGTTGAAGGGTCAGAGGGTGGCTTCCAGCAGGAAGGTGAGGCCCTGAGCACTGCTGGGGTGGACGTGGGGCTGCCCCCCATCTGACCTCCGCTCTCTGTCTCTGAGCACCTCCTCCTCGTCCTGAACCCTCTCATTCCCCTTGACCAAGAGGAGAGTCTTCCGATCCTGCAAAGCCCATTCCCACTGCCCCCCACTCTATAGGAATGTCCTTCCCCGGGGTGGGAGAGCCACCTTGTGCAAGAATAGTTGGCCACCAGCCAGCCCTGAAACGAAGGCGACTGCAGAGTTAGGGCTCCCTCTGTCGACCTGAGGCGTGGTAGCTGTCAAGGTCATTCCTTACTGAGAGGgatcctggtgtgtgtgtgtgtgtgtgtgtgtgtgtgtgtgtgtgtgtgtgtgttggtgccCATCAGGAGGGCACAACCAGGGCAGGAGACCCTTCTCTCACCTGCCATGCTCCACCTCTACTTCCCCTCTGGTCCTGCCCAACAGTGAGACTTGCTCTGCCCACCAGCCCTTTCCTCCTGAGAAGGCCCCAGACTCCTCAGGGCCAGTGCACCATCCTCCCCCATCAcctacctgcctgcctccccttcaGGCTGGCATGAGAGGGGAGGCAGAATCTTTCCCCCAGAAGTGGGCAACACTGGACACCAGGGCCTCTTGTCCAGGCCCCAGGGTAGGCTTCCTGGGCGCCGTGTGGCCATACCCAGCTGCTGAGGGGACTAGCATACCTTTAAGCTCAGGAGTGCCTTGAGGCCTTGAGGATGGCCCCTTGAGTCCACAACAGGTGGGGCTCCTTCCCCTCTCAGGCAGGCAGTCCCAGGCCCCAGACACCTCGTTCTCGGCTCCTTTCTGCAGCGAGATCACTGGTGCCAGATGTCCTGACTGGACTCTGGCCCTGCCGCCAGCCCCCTCCGCAAGGCCTGTGCATTGGCTTCTCTCCTCTCTCGGTCTCACTCGGTTGCCCCTTGCGCCGCCCCATGCACCAACCTGCTGGGACTGGGAGCACCCGGGACTCTCCCCCTATGCCTGGGCCATCTAAACATTAACTCCTGGGAGGCTGACTAAAGCACCTGGGCAGCTAAGGAGAAGGGAAAGGTGACAAAGAACTGGGCCACAGGAATCAAAGGAAGAATGAGGGCCTAGAAGTGACCCTTTCTCAAGAGTTTAGCAgtcaccccccccacctctgtgCATTGGACCCTCTGTTTCAGGGAACCCAGAGCCTCAGCCCCAGGCATGCTGCCACCAGACCAGCCTCTCCCCCAAACCCCAACCCCACAATTGCATGGTCACTCTCCTTCTCAAAGCCCCTGCTACCACAGAACCTTCCCCAATGTGACCCAATCTTTTCCTGCCACTTCTCCAGGCAAACTGACAATTCTAGCCAAACCCACAGATGCTCACCTTCCCCTGAACATGCGTCACATCTCCCTGTCTCAGAGCCTTTTATCTCATGCTGTTTTCCCTCTCAGTATTTTCCCTTGCATGTCTTCTTTGCTGACTGGAATCctactcattcttttattttttattttatttttttattgctggaGGAGgcttagaaagagagagagagagaatctcaagcagactccccactgaacttgGAGCCTGGTGtagacctcacgaccctgagatcatgacctgagccgaaatcaagagtcagatgcctaaccaactgagccaccctggcgcccctgaaATCCTCCTCAGCCTTAAAGTTCATGCCAACGCCAGCCTTTCCCAATGCCCTGGCCCCATGTACTCTCCCATCCCGGAAGCCAGCGTGCCTGGCCAGAAGTGGAGAACGTCCCACTCAGGTGATGAAGGCAAGAATCTAGACTGTAACGCACACTAGCTGCGACCATGGATGAATTAGTATCTCCGAGTCTGAGCTTGCCCACACACGATCTGGGAATAATCCCACCCCCTGAATAAGGGGTTATATGTGAGTATACCTCACATGCTGCCTGGCACATCTCTGGAGTTCTGTACATATTAGTGTCCTTATTTCCAATAGCTCCTagctcctttttcccttttgggATGTACCAAATGCCACTTGGCTATCTTTTTAGGTGCGCGAGAGAGATTTCCAAAAGTCCTTAAATTTCAAGTGTCTTGAGATCTTGAAGGGGATGATACAATATCTTGTCCATCTTTTTTGTTAACTGAAGGGCTAGCACAGTGCTTGTACATTGTAGGGAATAAATAAGTATTTGGATTAACTGCTTAGGACCCGTCCCCACCCAAGTCCACCTAAGGATGGAGGGTGGAGGCAGGATTCTAGTTCTCGTTCTGCCTCCATCTCGAGGGACTGCAGGGTGCTGGGCTAAGGACTTCTTTCTGGACCTTCAGTTGGTTTAATtccctcaataaatacttattctGTGTAACATCCTGTGCTGGGCACTATGGGGGAGGCAAAGACCGATTACTTCTACACGTGGGGCACAACCATTCCACAAGCACAAATAAGAACAGTCTGGATGAGCTGTGATATGTGCCATAAGGCAAGGGCAAGTGGGCGGCCAGAGAGCCCCGTGGCACCAGAGACGAGTGCTAGCCCAAGAGAAGAGGCAAGTCGGAAGCAGAGCAGACAGCCGCGCTCTGGGCGTTCGAGCATTCTGGAGGAAGGCGTGCTGGACGGTAGGGACCTCACCATCAAAGACGGGCACGGGCTGCTGGCGGGATGGCAAAGGCTGCTGTTTTGCCAGAGCTCCTGGAGGGGACTTGTAGGGACAGGCCTGGGAAGGGAGGCTGAGCGGGATTGTACGGGAGCTAAGGAGTCCACTGGTGATCACATAACGTGGACAGAGCTGTGGTTTAGGGTGGGGTAGGGTGAGCGAACCGTGTGATGTCCTGGAGGGGGGTGTGTCGGGGGGCAGAGACATGACTTGGAAAGCTACTGTAGTGACTGAGACAGACCCCAGCGAGGTCTGGCAAGGGTGCAGAGTTTCTGAGTGCGGGAGAAAAAATACTGGTATGCAAGGGGTGACAGCTGACATGCTGCTTTGCGAGGAGAGACTCAGCAGGAAGAACAAGGCgagaagagaaaggcagaaatcTTAGGGACTGTTTCCATGAAGAGGAGCCAGGGAAGAGAAGGGTCCCAGCGACAGAGAATGAAGAGGTAGGAAAGAGCGTCAAATAGGGGCGGTCCTTCACGGAGCCCAGGGCTGTGAGGCTGAGGACACCCAGGTCTGAAGCCAGGGAGCTCACTGGCCACTGAAATATGAGGGACAGGGCTCAATAGAGTGATTTTAATAGAAGCCAGCTTGCAGGGACTAGAAAGTGAGTGGATTTCCCCCTTGGCCTCATCTGGCTGCTGGAGGACAGGACAGAGGAGGCGAGAACACCACGCCGGCTCTGCTTCGCTGAAGTCTTGGTGATCATAACCAGCCCAGGCTCTGAGGCGCCTGAGGCCGCTTCCCTCCACTTGGTCACATCCTCCCGGAGACGGATGCGCTTATCTTGCCTGAAGCCTTCCCCCACGGTGTCCACCCCCATCTGCACACCTGCGTGGAGCCTTCAGGCACACAGAAACAGCCAGGGTTGCTGCAGCCAGCTGCGGGTGCTCTGCggtcctcagggaagccttctaCTCCCCCACCCATGTTAAATCCCCCGAGACCCCATCATCAGAGATCCGTTCCTTTGGCCTCTTCCTTTTAGCATCTTTGACATCAGCCCCAGGTCAGGGGAATGAACTGAACAGACTTGCCCAGAGTATGAAGAGGCCCTCTGGGTATGGAGCCTGGACTTGGCAGAGGCCGGAAAAGGTGTGGCGAGAAGCTTCAGAGAGCCAAGCCAGAGACCCAAGGCCACCAGCAGGCGTCAGACGTACCAGGCTCGATGCTCTGGGCGGGGCACAGGCCCCCAAGATGGCACAGGCCTCTGAGGCCGCCTTCCTCCCTCACCCTGCCTGCTCTCAGTCCCTCCTCACCAGGTCTCACCacagaaagcaagaaaggaaacagTGAGGGCTTTCTGGAGCCGGCCCCCAGAGGCCTGTCTGTGCTGGGGAGGtcaaagagagggagggaggggccagagaaaggCGGAGAAGAAAGCAGAGGCAAGACAAAGGGCCCAGTCCACCTTTGAAGCTGTCTCTAACCCAgccagggagggtggggtgggtcTGAGAGCCCGGCTGGGGGGAGGCAGTCTAGAGTTTTAAAGAATGTCTTAAATTCCTGCGGAAATCAGCAGGATTGTAAGAGCCTCCCTCCCCAACACacctccttcccagcctcctacccctgcccccccaaGTCCAGACCTCCACACCTGGGGGCCCCAACCCTTTGTCCTCAGGTAATTGCTGGGCGTTGCCCCTGTGTTTAAAATCCCATTGAACTCACCAGTTATCAGCTGTGGCTCCGGACCACCCTCcctaccccccaacccccagaaaACGGCCCCCAACACATCTCCCGCAGTCTTCACCAGGATTAAGGCTCTTtgtgattggggggggggcaaccTGGTGCAAAGCAATTATGACAAACTGGGGGAGAATGTctgtcctggggcctgggggacCTCCCTCTTGGCTCTTGCCTTCTAAATTGCTCAGAGTTGGGGGTGTCAGACTGCTCCAGTCCTCACCAAAGGAGAGGCGCGGgaaccccaacccccccccccccgcgactTGGACTGCTGCTTCACCCACCTCCCATTTTGACTAAACCAGGCTCCTCCCCTACTTCCCAATCGGTCCTTATTTTTAGGCCATTCTTGGGaaaagtggggagaagggaggtcTGTTCATCCTTTTTCCTCTCCATAATACTTCCCTCCAACAGCGTCCcataaagaagaggaaggggaaactgaggctcggggtccaACAACAGTAGAGGGGCTTGGGCGGGGAGCCCCGctcaggaggaggaaagaggcgGCTTTTATAGCCTCTTAGTTCCACTCCCCCAAAGCACACCTGGAGGCGTCTGGGAAAGCCCACCCGAGAAgcccgggcggggcggggggcgccgtCCCCCTTCCCGCCCGCcgcggccccctccccctctccggGCCGCGCGGCCCGGCCCGCCGCCTCTAATTGCGACTTCCACTCAGGTgtggcccccgcccccgccccccgcggggacCCGGGGAACAAGAGGACACATTCTCGCCCTCCCTACCCCTTCAGCTCGGCCGagccctcctccccatccccctgcctccccccttcctcccctcctcaccgGAAAACAGCAATCTGGCTACCAGCTAGGCGGCTGCGGCGTCCGCGGGCTGCCCGGGCGCCGCGCCTGCGGGTCCCGCGGCGGGCGCTCGGGCCTGCTGTCCCGGCCCCGGCGGCTCGCCCGCCCGCGGCTTTGGGTTAGCTTCGCCCCAACAGGTAGCACGGGACGCGCTGTGCCAGCCAGGAAACCGGAGCCCGCGCGGAGGGAGGGGCGCGCCCGCCGGTCCCGGGGCCTGGCCCGCCCCGGGCCGCCAGCCTCGCGCCGGGCGGAGGTGCGGGGCCTTCCCGGGGCCACCCACACCCCGCTTCCCCTCCGGGCGGCGCTGCCCGCCGCGCCCCGCGCGCCGCTCCTGCACCTGCCGGGCCTCTGGGCTTCCACGGCTCGCCCGGGCTCTGCTCCGCGCCTCTCGGAGAGGCAACTTTGTTACCCCGCAGTTTGGGGGTTGGATCCCGCCACCCTGCCTTCAGATAACCCGTTTGCAGGAAAATGGTTTTATTCTGGGGCTCGAAGTTGGGGATGGGGGTGCAGGCCTGGGTAGTGGAATGTGAAGAatggccatcttttttttttttcttcttctccctttttcttttttcctgaaacaaacacaaaagtcCCTTCCTACCGACAGGCCAGGAAGAATTTGGAGGCTGGGGCAGACTGAGGAAGACTCCGCAAGCAGAGGTTAGAGAGAGCCACCTCCAGACAGTGTCTGCAAGGCCTTGAATCCGCTGCCCTTTCCACCTGTTTCAGGGAGCCTGCGTCCAGGGGAACACTACAGTTCCTCGCCTGGgggtctgccccacccccaccccccagggcctATTCcagtgcggggggcggggggtctgGGGCGGCTGCCCTGAGGCCCCAGCCCTGGTTTGTGGCCGTCCCGCCCCTTTCCGGCTCGAGGCTCTGACGCTTGCTGGTCCTCAGGGCCCTCCTTGGCGGCTCTggttcccctccctccaccccagcccagtTTTGGGATTaggaagggaaggggatgggAAGGCTGGTGAGGGGCAGCTGCCCCCAGTGTCCCCGACTACGTCAGGGGCTGTGGCCTCCGAGTGCGCTTGGTCCGGCGGGTGGGGGCTGAGCCCACGAACTCGaactgcttctgcctctctgcGTGGTTGGGGAAGGGCAACTGGCCCTGGTAGAGGCGCTTGATGAAGTGAGCCTCTCGTTGGTTCTGGCGGCTTCGAGAAGCCTGGCGGGGCCGACCCTGCCTGGTGAAGGCCATGAACCATCCCTCGTGCCGGGCATTCTGGAAAGCCGTGTAGTTGTTCTCCAGCACGATCTCCGTGAACACGCAGTCTTTGCTCTTCCCGCTGGGCtgcggagggaaggagggagaggaggggagttGGTCCCCCCAACCTGTCTGGCTTATCTGCCTTTTGGACCTATTTGGTGGGACAAAGGAGGGAGTGACGGGAGCTGTGTGCCCAAGGACTTCTGCCTGGTGAGATGGGTGCCCTTGTTGGGAGAGCAAAAGTGGGAGAAGGGAACAAGCTTTGCTTGGAGTCAGATCTGAACTTAAATACAGGCTTGTCATTTACAAGTTGTACACCTCGAGCACGGTGTTTAGCCATGCTGAGTCTGTTTCCTAGGACGTGGCATAAAGATCCAGATTATTCTGCACTGCGTACCCAGTGGGTACTCGGCACATGAGAACACTTCTCAGTGTGGGCAAATGGTAACTGCTGGGTGGAGGAAAAGGAGGCGACAGTCTCtgatgaaaagaaggggcaaatatttatagaataaagaCTGTCGGGAGCCACACAGCCACCCATTGCCTTGACACTACGCCCGTTTTTATAGACGGGAAGCCTGAGGCTTAACCAAATCAGCAAATACTTGGTGAGAACAACCAGAATCAGAAGCCAGGACCGACAAATGCTAAAGGAAATGGAATTCTCCCTGCACGACAGTGCTGGACCCGCTGTTGCGGAGAGGTTACACTAGCAGGAGGTGAGCGTGTGTCTTCCTAGAGGGATCCTGTGCACCCCACTGACCTTGGGGGAGCTTGCAGCCATGCATGAATGCCCACTCTCAGCCCTGATCAGCACTTAACCCTCAACATGGGGGCTGCAATATCAACTAGGTGCTAAAATCCTGACTCATTGATGCTGGGGACATATCCCGTAAATCAGAGCCGAAGAGCCTTATGGATCAGTAAGTGTCCTCAGAGGGCTTCTAGACCCGCCCACAGGGACTTATTTAAATGGAGAAACCAGAGAGTGGCTGAGTGTTGGGGTATGAGTAGAAGTGGTCCTGGCTtgggcccaggagaggggagTAGGGTGCTGTGGGGCAGGAGTAAGGTTGAGTCATTCATCCACCCCCGCTCCTTCCAGGTCTCACCTTTCCAACGAGCTTGCCCCTCTTGTTCATACAGATGTATTTCTCACTCTCAGCACCCTTGATGCGCACACGGCTTCCAAAGGTGTCCGTCTCCACTATGAGTTTGgctgtgatgggggagggggagaaagaccTCTGTCCATGGGGGTTGCCAGCTCAGGGGTACGGCAGGGGCCCCCCCCAACCGGCCTGACCTCTGAGCTTGGGTGGGGGGGCCCTGGGAGGCCCTCCTCCAAGAGgcttctccctgctctccctcttcgGTCCCTGCCCTGGCACAGGATCTGGGGAGGGAGCAGCTTAGTCCGGCCAGTGGTGTGAGTGGCCTCTGGTGAGGGCTGGGTCTCACCAAACTTGTTGCCGTCCTCCGCAGTGGCAGAGATGCGACGCCCGGTGACCTGCACGTGCTTGCCGCTGGTCCGGCTGTAGAGCTGGTACTCGCGGATCTGCCGCCTGCTCAGCTGGTCGGTCATGGCGCCCTGGTCCCTCACGTACTGGTTAAAATTAGGAGACGGGTGATTCTCCCCCTTTGCGGTTACCAAGGGAAAAATAGTGTCAATTTGCTTTGGGCGACACCACCGTTGGTCCATCCAGGGGAGAGGGGTGTGGAGGTGAGTGTGATGGGGGCAGGCCATCTGTCCTGGGAAGCAgaggtgtggggggaaggggacatAGGCTCTTCCCAAGGCAGTGGGAAAGCCGGTCATGATCTcctgactctccctctgcccaggctTGGGGGACACTTGGTGATCTAGTGCAGGCCTGGAATCATGATTCTGGTTGCTGGAAGGAACCTTCAAAGTTATGGTACCAATGTCAGCACTAAGTGTGGAATCCTGAGCTCCTGcccgcctcccctgcccctcccctgggtgCTCAGGCTTCTCTAGGGATGAGGGAGGTGGAGGCTGCAGCTGCAAGATGAGCTAGGGGGGTGGCCCAGTGGCGCTCCCTGGAGGCG from Ursus arctos isolate Adak ecotype North America unplaced genomic scaffold, UrsArc2.0 scaffold_11, whole genome shotgun sequence carries:
- the FGF17 gene encoding fibroblast growth factor 17 isoform X2 yields the protein MGATRLLPSLALCLQLLILCCQTQYVRDQGAMTDQLSRRQIREYQLYSRTSGKHVQVTGRRISATAEDGNKFAKLIVETDTFGSRVRIKGAESEKYICMNKRGKLVGKPSGKSKDCVFTEIVLENNYTAFQNARHEGWFMAFTRQGRPRQASRSRQNQREAHFIKRLYQGQLPFPNHAERQKQFEFVGSAPTRRTKRTRRPQPLT
- the FGF17 gene encoding fibroblast growth factor 17 isoform X1 is translated as MGATRLLPSLALCLQLLILCCQTQGENHPSPNFNQYVRDQGAMTDQLSRRQIREYQLYSRTSGKHVQVTGRRISATAEDGNKFAKLIVETDTFGSRVRIKGAESEKYICMNKRGKLVGKPSGKSKDCVFTEIVLENNYTAFQNARHEGWFMAFTRQGRPRQASRSRQNQREAHFIKRLYQGQLPFPNHAERQKQFEFVGSAPTRRTKRTRRPQPLT